In Solanum stenotomum isolate F172 chromosome 6, ASM1918654v1, whole genome shotgun sequence, one DNA window encodes the following:
- the LOC125867961 gene encoding uncharacterized protein LOC125867961, translated as MGSEGPKSVTIHVTGFKKFHGVAQNPTETAVSNLKYYVEMKGLPAGVTLGSCTVLETAGEGGLPALLKVIEESSAGNSSNNGQVIWLHLGVNSGATKFAIERLAVNEATFRCADELGWQPQRVPIVPEDGGINQIRKTSCPTESILEFLKKKGFDVTMSDDAGRFVCNYVYYHSLRFAEEKGHKCLFVHVPTFNRVSQEKQMEFVAALLEAIASTC; from the exons ATGGGATCAGAAGGGCCAAAATCTGTGACCATTCATGTCACGGGGTTCAAGAAATTTCACGGTGTAGCTCAGAATCCTACGGAGACTGCAGTTAGCAACTTGAAATATTATGTTGAAATGAAAGGATTACCTGCTGGTGTGACCTTGGGCAGCTGTACTGTTCTTGAAACAGCTGGAGAGGGTGGACTTCCGGCATTGTTGAAGGTTATAGAGGAGTCCTCTGCTGGAAACAGTTCAAATAATGGACAAGTCATATGG CTTCACCTTGGGGTAAATAGTGGAGCAACAAAGTTTGCAATTGAGAGGCTGGCAGTAAATGAAGCCACATTTCGTTGTGCAGATGAGCTTGGTTGGCAACCTCAG CGAGTGCCTATTGTTCCAGAAGATGGAggaataaatcaaataagaaaG ACATCTTGCCCTACCGAGTCAATCCTGGAGTTCTTAAAGAAGAAAGGGTTTGATGTGACAATGTCGGACGATGCAGGTCGTTTTGTGTGCAATTATGTGTACTACCATTCTCTCCGATTCGCAGAGGAAAAGGGTCACAAGTGTCTGTTTGTCCATGTTCCTACCTTCAATAGAGTGAGTCAAGAGAAACAAATGGAATTTGTTGCTGCTCTGCTGGAGGCTATTGCATCAACTTGTTGA